gctggacaggacaaaaaaaaaaataaaataaaaaatctatttgtggcggacgtaattctttcgtggcgggccgccacaaataaatgaatgtgtgggaaacactgggatcccccgggaggagctggacgaagtggctggggagagggaagtctgggcttccctgcttaggctgctgcccccgcgacccaacctcggataagcggaagaagatggatggatggatatatgggaatgacaataatgatatattattgggcacttgtctatatgttgctgcatctttgtggcatacctgacgtagctctttgcacagtatttgcaaatgtacaccgccttttcgcctacattggttggggtgaaatgtctccacacatcagatggtgcacgtggcattattctctttgtatttatttattcatgtaaaagactaatgcaatgccacacacagatataagtagtcagctaaacaattggagtagtctttaaaacaaTTTGACTGAtgtacaaatgaatagaaatagcctcgatgaataaatgaacagtcaatcagcatgctaaatcaaactataagctacattcttgtacgacaacagaatggctagcagaacagaaggcggaggaaactacaccttttgatttagtagtTGCTAGTTGAACTtcacacatcacaaaaaaggtcaattcggatcgctgacattgttagcataaatgaatgggatttaacatggagaaaattagcatcacggctaacggagaaatattttgagttcgttatgagactgtggtggtacataaacctagctagctagagatattggccccaaagtcatgtaacaagtacaggaacagctagctagctagcttgagtgtaagtcggctggagtagtctacagtcatacagtaacaagcaattacacctctattacacttaaataccatacatcaaatatatttaccccatcaacacttacctgactggatgaagtccttgggctcaaatactagtgtggcctcaatagccctgctgtagtgtgtagcatgctggcaattatctgggcatgtgatggaggaatgcacagtgcagggttgacattctactgaatttgcatgaaatcaggttgttttagctaataatcatgctgcgagatctagcatgttgcattcaatgtttattcccattcattccccgttaattcccatatattcccgttaattcccatggaaagtttccaactttgaatattcccggaattttgcaaccctagtgacACGTTTCAACTTTGCTGGAATAAGGCAAGCATACTGTAAGTCTACACTGGCTCgcaatgaatataagttgaaaaggatttgcaaatcattgtattctctttttatttaccatttacacaaggtgacaacttcactgctttggggTTTGGTAACGTGAAATAAATGTGGCCACTATTGACCACAACCTTTTTTTCCTCCATGCTGTTAATGATTTCATCCTACAtcagactagggctgcaactaacgattaatttgataatcgattaatctgttgattattacttcgattaatcgattaataatcggataaaagagacaaactacatttctatcctttccagtattttattgaaaaaaaaaacagcatactggcaccatacttattttgattattgtttctcagctgtttgtacatgttgcagtttataaataaagatatatttttttaaaaagcctctgcgcatgcatccaacgaatcgatgactaaattaatcggcaactatttttataatcaattttaatcgatttaatggattagttgttgcagccctacatcagACCTATTCAGAAACCGTCACTTACCCTGAAATGTTCTactttttgctgtgttccaggaTGGAGTCATGGTTCTGAGTGCAACACACCGTTACAAAAAAAAGTATGTGACCACACTTCTCTACAAGCCAATATAGTGACTTCATTGTTATGTTGCTGCCTTTCTGACGTGGACACACATCATGCTGTTAATAACATTGTGTTTGCTttaattagagcaggggtcaccaacctttttgaaagcaagagctacttcttgggtagtgattaatgcgaagggctaccagtttgatacacacttaaataaattgccagaaatagccaatttgctcaatttacctttaactctgtgttattattaataattcatgatatttacacttaattgaacggtttaaaagaggagaaaacacgaaaaaaatgacaattaaattttgaaacatagtttatcttcaatttcgactctttaaaattcaaccgaaaaaaaggagagagaaactagctaattcaaatcttttagaaaaaataaaaaaaagaatttatggaacatcattagtaatttttcctgattaagattaattttaggattttgatgacatgttttaaataggttaaaatccaatctacactttgttagaatatataacaaattggaccaagctatatttctaacaaagacaaatcattatttcttctagattttccagaacaaaaattttaaaagaaattcaaaagactttgaaataagatttaaatttgattctacagattttctagatttgccagaatattttttttttgaattttaatcataataagtttgaagaaatatttcacaaatattcttcttcgaaaaaacagaagctaaaatgaagaattaaattaaaatgtattgattattctttacaataaaaacaataaatttacttgaacattgattgaaattgtcaggaaagaagaggaaggaatttaaaaggtaaaaaggtatatgtgtttaaaaatcctaaaataatttttaaggttgtattttttctctgaaattgtctttctgaaagttataagaagcaaagtaaaaaaatcaatgaatttatttaaacaagtgaagaccaagtctttaaaatattttcttggattttcaaattctatttgagttttgtctctcttagaattaaaaatgtcaggcaaagcgagaccagcttgctagtaaataaataaaatgtaaaaaatagaggcagctcactggtaagtgctgctatttgagctatttttagaacaggccagcgggctactcatctggtccttacgggctacctggtgcccgtgggcaccgcgttggtgacccctgaattagACGTTTGTAGAagcaaggggtgtccaaacattttcttgTGGGGGCCTCATACAGAAAAAAGGAagtatgcagttttttttaatacattttgtaaatgaaaGATGTCCAAAAAGATAGTATATATCAAGCTATCTGAACAATACATCCACGTCTGAGCTTTGTGTTATAGCTGACAAAGTAAATCAGTGTaatatcaatcatccatccatccatcaatgttataccgcttgtccctctcgataTGTCATTAATCATGAATGAGTTTTCTTTTTACACTGGCCAAGTGTCAAAGAACAACAAAATGATGCTGCCTGGATGTATTTCAATTGTAATCAATGGACGTGTTCTTCAGTTCAAGTCAATAATGTTGCTATGCTAACCTTTGTTGCTTCTCATCGAGGCGGAATTACATCCAAGTAGTCGATTGCTGTATCGGACCAAAGCTGTAAAAGTGCAGTGCCTTTCTATTCCAAGCTGAAAATAGATATCAGGAGACCAACAATTCTAAAATGTTCATTTAACTTCGTTTTGTCTTgccaaaaaatgaataaatgtacATTTTCACATGAAAAGTATGGTAACTCAAATATTCTcaggtgttttttttcccctcatcattATTTATTCAATGATTGTGGAGCTTAGTTGACACAGTGGACTTTGGGATCCACGTTCTTGTTGTCGGAGTTGAATGTGGCCTGAGCAAAGCAGTGAGCGGCCACCCGGTCACATTCACACGCTGCAGCCTGGCACTTGGCATTGCTGGCTGTGGAGACACATGGGAGGAGAAATTACAAGACACATGGAAGGGGAAATTACAAGACACACGGAAGGGGACATTACAAGAAATACTCACGCTGCACGACACAAGTACACAACAATTCTACATTCACAAAAATTATAAACaaataatacttttttatttgtattgttgctGATAGCATTGatttctaaaaaatttttttttttttttttttttaaataaatcaacataaaaaacacaatatatacatgatatatcaatatagatcaatacagtctgcagggatacagtccataagcacacaagattgtatttatttatgagaaaacattttttttttaaatccaccccCTCCTCTTCcttcacccccaccccccaccccccaccccccacccccggtccgtgggacaaattttcaagcgttgaccggtccccagctacaaaaaggttggggaccactgctttaaaggcctactgaaagccactactagcgaccacgcagtctgatagtttatatatcaatgatgaaatcttaacattgcaacacatgccaatacggccgggttaacttataaagtgacattttacatttcccgggaaatatccggctgaaacgtctcggtatgatgacgtatgcgcgtgacgtagtcagtttaacggaagttatggtaccccgtagaatcctatacaagaagctctgttttcatttcataattccacagtattctggacatcttttgcaatttgtttaatgaacaatgaaggctgcaaagaagacagttgtaggtgggatcagtgtattagcagcggactacagcaacacaaccaggaggactttgttggagagcagacgcgctagccgacctcaacttgacttcctacgtctccgggccgccaaacgcatcgggtgaagtccttccgtcgatcgttggaacgcaggtgagcacgggtgttgatgagcagatgagggctggctggcgtaggtggagagctaatgtttttagcatagctctgtgaggtccggttgctaagtaggcttcaatggcgtcgttagcacagcattgttaagcttcgccagcctggaaagcattaaccgtgtagttacatgtccacggtttaatagtattgttgattttctgtctatccttccagtcaggggtttatttcttttgtttctatttgcagttaaagcacgatgctatcacgttagctcgtagctaaagcatttcgccgatgtattgtcgtggagataaaagtcactgtgaatgtccatttcgcgttctggactctcattttcaagaggatatagtatcccaggtggtttaaaatacaaatccgtgatccacaatagaaaaaggagagagtgtggaatccaatgagccagcttgtacctaagttacggtcagagcgaaaaaagatacatcctgcactgcactctagtccttcactctgacgttcctcatccacgaatctttcatcctggctcaaattaatggggtaatggtctgaatagctctagctgcgttgaaaacaataggaaaatatgagggagtgaacaactgacaacgtcacgctacttccggtaggggcaaggtgttttttttatcagagaccaaaagttgcgaactttatcgacgttgttctctactaaatcctttcagcaaaaatatggcaatatcgcaaaatgatcaagtatgacacatagaatggatctgctattcccgtttaaattttaaaaaatcatttcagtaggtctttaaagtcATATGCAataattgcgacgacgactttttactgtcagctgagtttagtttttttaaagatttgtgttggtggtgtgcctccgcatttgtgctggtggtgtgactccacatcttttctgctggtggtgtgcctccgcatttgtgctggtggtgtgcctccaaatttctgctggtggtgtgactccgcatttgtgctggtggtgtgcctccgcatttgtgCTGGTGGAGTGCCTCCAAATTTGTGCTGGTGGTGTGACTCcacatttctgctggtggtgtgactccgcatttgtgctggtggtgtgcctccaaatttgtgctggtggtgtgactccgcatttgtgttggtggtgtgcctttgcatttgtgctggtggtgtgactccgcatttgtgctggtggtgtgcctccgcattggtgctggtggtgtgactccacatttgtgctggtggtgtgactccgcatttgtgctggtggtgtgcctccgcatttgtgctggtggtgtgactccacatttgtgctggtggtgtgcctccgcatttgtgctggtggtgtgactccacatttctgctggtggtgtgactccgcatttgtgctggtggtgtgcctccgcattggtgctggtggtgtgactccacatttgtgctggtggtgtgactccacatttgtgctggtggtgtgactccacatttgtgctggtggtgtgcctctgcatttgtgttggtggtgtgcctccacatcttttctgctggtggtgtgcctccgcatttgtgctggtggtgtgactccgcatttgtgctggtggtgtgcctccgcatttgtgttggtggtgtgcctccacattttttctgctggtggtgtgcctctgcatttgtgttggtggtgtgcctccacattttttctgctggtggtgtgcctccgcatttgtgctggtggtgtgcctccacatttgtgctggtggtgtgcctccacatttgtgctggtggtgtgcctccacatttgtgctggtggtgtgcctccacatcttttctgctggtggtgtgactccacatcttttctgctggtggtgtgactccacatcttttctgctggtggtgtgactccacatcttttctgctggtggtgtgactccacatcttttctgctggtggtgtgactccacatcttttctgctggtggtgtgactccacatcttttctgctggtggtgtgactccacatcttttctgctggtggtgtgactccacatcttttctgctggtggtgtgactccacatcttttctgctggtggtgtggctccgcattttttcaatgcaaaacatgtgccttggctccaaaaaggttgaacaaCACAGCTGTAAAGCTGACAGCTTATGGGGACAGAACAGGCGGCTGAGAGTTGAATGGTGACCAACTATTAATGATACTTCTGTAAGAACTTGGTATGTATCGGCCTTAACCAGGTAAGACACGCTGTTCATTTGACTTTGAGACTTGcatctagggatgatactcgaaaccggttttcccggttgtttgctaagaaaagaaccgagtcctcggactcgaatccctttttgagaaccggtacccgttatcgagaccactatagtaaaggaaaagagttgattctttattcgaatcccgtcccgaccagaaatgctccgtgggacatcacaagaaatgacgtcacgtagctcagtcattaggcgcagataacgaaagcaggaaaacaatggacgggaaaaagcgctccaaggtgtaataaagttcaaaacaaaagctataatccatcgaataactttactgagagattctagcagactacaaacacatgaccaacacttttaccaccaaccggaaacatagcaaccaggctagcaacgcacctcctttacggcagctgtcgcaaccttcttaaaacaaccgcagcacatacatatatatacaacaccgcagcacatacatatatatacaacactgcagcacatacatatatatacaacactgcagcacatacatatatatacaacaccgcagcacatacatatatatacaacactgcagcacatacatatatatacaacactgcagcacatacatatatatacaacaccgcagcacatacatatatatacaacaccgcagcacatacatatatatacaacactgcagcacatacatatatatacaacactgcagcacatacatatatatacaacaccgcagcacatacatatatatacaacaccgcagcacatacatatatatacaacaccgcagcacatacatatatatacaacactgcagcacatacatatatatatacaacactgcagcacatacatatatatacaacactgcagcacatacatatatatatatacaacactgcagcacatacatatatatatacaacactgcagcacatacatatatatacaacactgcagcacatacatatatatacaacaccgcagcacatacatatatatatacaacacatctccctttttgaacttttgtttttctttccttgtaaacgttacaaaatcacactgtagatgtgttgtctgtctaattataaataatgcagacgaggcatgttggctgagttcttgacgtttactttcacagcgtggcaacatgcaacacttttcggggctaccgcgcatgctcgtaactcccgttgcatgctgggtagtgtagttgttatattctctagctcataacatttttccccctataaagaaataatgttaactcaatgaagtgtatttctttttttagctttaacttttcattttttagcattttaaccacatttgcaaacaacttttctcttcatagaatgttctttcaataaagaaataaagtgcaaaaatgtcaaagcatcataacaaacagttatgttccaatagcagcagaagtgcactttttggagagctgtattatttccagttttgtgcccaagggactgattttatttaacactatattattatttatacacctatagtgatcacagagacagcttgtttttgtgttaccttatatatttgtttttctgaaaaatcccacttaatatactttgggtaacaacagtcaatatttatttattttattaaatttttttaggtgggtaacagtcaatatttatttatttattagattttattttttcattatataataaaagtgagcttttgttaaaccaaatattgtgctaatatatagctaatatagacacttacatcatgtgttgccttcattataacacttatataagacttttaaagtcattttgatagtaggctaatatagctaatatagacacttacatcatgtgttgtcttcattataacacttatataagacttttaaagtcattttgatagtaggctaatatagctaatatagacacttacatcatgtgttgtcttcattataacacttatataagacttttaaagtcattttgatagtaggctaatatagctaatatagacacttacatcatgtgttgtcttcattataacacttatataagacttttaaagtcattttgatagtaggctattatagctaatatagacacttacatcatgtgttgtcttcattaaaacacttatataagacttttaaagtcattttgatagtaggctattatagctaatatagacacttacatcatgtgttgtcttcattaaaacacttatataagacttttaaagtcattttgatagtaggctaatatagctaatatagacacttacatcatgtgttgccttcattataacacttatgtaagacttttaaagtcattttgatagtaggctattatagctaatatagacacttacatcatgtgttgtcttcattataacacttatataagacttttaaagtcattttgatagtaggctaatatagctaatatagacacttacatcatgtgttgtcttcattataacacttatataagacttttaaagtcattttgatagtaggctaatatagctaatatagacacttacatcatgtgttgtcttcattataacacttatataagacttttaaagtcattttgatagtaggctattatagctaatatagacacttacatcatgtgttgtcttcattaaaacacttatataagacttttaaagtcattttgatagtaggctattatagctaatatagacacttacatcatgtgttgtcttcattaaaacacttatataagacttttaaagtcattttgatagtaggctaatatagctaatatagacacttacatcatgtgttgccttcattataacacttatgtaagacttttaaagtcattttgatagtaggctattatagctaatatagacacttacatcatgtgttgtcttcattataacacttatataagacttttaaagtcattttgatagtaggctaatatagctaatatagacacttacatcatgtgttgtcttcattataacacttatataagacttttaaagtcattttgatagtaggctaatatagctaatatagacacttacatcatgtgttgtcttcattataacacttatataagacttttaaagtcattttgatagtaggctattatagctaatatagacacttacatcatgtgttgtcttcattaaaacacttatataagacttttaaagtcattttgatagtaggctattatagctaatatagacacttacatcatgtgttgtcttcattaaaacacttatataagacttttaaagtcattttgatagtaggctaatatagctaatatagacacttacatcatgtgttgccttcattataacacttatgtaagacttttaaagtcattttgatagtaggctattatagctaatatagacacttacatcatgtgttgtcttcattataacacttatataagacttttaaagtcattttgatagtaggctaatatagctaatatagacacttacatcatgtgttgtcttcattataacacttatataagacttttaaagtcattttgatagtaggctaatatagctaatatagacacttacatcatgtgttgtcttcattataacacttatataagacttttaaagtcattttgatagtaggctattatagctaatatagacacttacatcatgtgttgtcttcattaaaacacttatataagacttttaaagtcattttgatagtaggctattatagctaatatagacacttacatcatgtgttgtcttcattaaaacacttatataagacttttaaagtcattttgatagtaggctaatatagctaatatagacacttacatcatgtgttgccttcattataacacttatgtaagacttttaaagtcattttgatagtaggctattatagctaatatagacacttacatcatgtgttgtcttcattataacacttatataagacttttaaagtcattttgatagtaggctaatatagctaatatagacacttacatcatgtgttgtcttcattataacacttatataagacttttaaagtcattttgatagtaggctaatatagctaatatagacacttacatcatgtgttgtcttcattatataagactttgaatTTTTTGTGGTTCCAGCCAGATTTTTTCCTTGCTCTTTCAACATTGTGAGTTGCAGACTCCTGCTCTAAAAGGATGACTTTGAGTGTATGTCGGCGCTCTCACCTGAGCAGGTGACTTTCTCCTTGGCGCAGGTGTAATCATAAACCAGCACATGAGGCAGGTCCATGATGTTGTTGCATCCAGGAATCTTCCTGCTCCTCTCGTAGCATTTGTCATGAACGTAGCAGCACCTGAAAGCAGAACATTGAGTATGACTACTTTTCAACGGTGAGTCGCAGGCGTCCCGTCCTCACATGTCCAGGTCGTCCAGCGGACTTCCTGTGCCGCCTAAGCCGCACCAACATCCGTAGTCGTTGTACTTGAGAGGGTTCACTCCGGGTTGGGCACAGCGGATCATGTTGCCAAACTGCCAGAAGGCCTTGGGGGGCGCCACCGTGGCACCGCTGACCACGCAAGCTGGCGGACATGCAGCACACACCTCAGCAAGAAGACAAATTGTTGCTCTTTATTTCATGTTATTTTATGAGAAGATCCGTCATCACCTGTGAGGAGCAGCAGCAGAGGAGTGATCACCTTCATGGCTACCTGCAGAGGAACAGACCAACGTGTCACCGCTTGTACTTATAGACAGCAGTAACTGCAGATAAGCAGCacccggggggggggggcatataCAAATAcgtcttgattgattgattgatattttcaacattcaaacatgGGGAAGTTTGGAAATGAAAAAGTGTTTTTACAAACCCCgacagcagtgaagttgtcacgttgtgtaaacggtCAACAAAaagagaacacaatgatttgataAGGAAGGCGTTCTTGTGAGGACTGGGCATTCTTGGAAGTGCGGCATGTGGTCGAGCCGAGCTCGGAGGTTTTCCATTGACCTGaggagggctgcaactaacgattcatttgataatcgattaatctgtcgattattacttcgattaatcaattaatcggataaaagagacaaactacatttctatcctttccagtatttttttgaaaaaaaaacagcatactggcaccatacttattttgattattgtttctcagctgtgtgtTCCAaattttggattatttacggaattTGTGTGAGTCTATTGCTTtacactttgttatatatatatatatatatatatatatatatatatatatatatatatatatatatatatatatatatatatatatatatatatatatatatatatatatatacacacatatatatatacatacacacacatatatatatatatacacacacacacgaaaacatatatatatatatacacacacatatatatatacatatatatatatatatatatatatattttttttttttggtttttttgtttgcagtttataaataaaggtttatttgaattttttttttttttttttaagcctctgcgcatagcatagatccaacgaatcgatgactaaattaatcggcaactatttttataatcgattaatctgtcgattattacttcgattaatcaattaatcggataaaagagacaaactacatttctctcctttccagtatttttttgaaaaaaaacagcatactggcaccatacttattttgattattgtttctcagctgttcgtacatgttgcagtttataaataaaggttta
This genomic interval from Entelurus aequoreus isolate RoL-2023_Sb linkage group LG06, RoL_Eaeq_v1.1, whole genome shotgun sequence contains the following:
- the pla2g1b gene encoding phospholipase A2, which produces MMLCSKFWIIYGICVAMKVITPLLLLLTACVVSGATVAPPKAFWQFGNMIRCAQPGVNPLKYNDYGCWCGLGGTGSPLDDLDMCCYVHDKCYERSRKIPGCNNIMDLPHVLVYDYTCAKEKVTCSASNAKCQAAACECDRVAAHCFAQATFNSDNKNVDPKVHCVN